From Panthera uncia isolate 11264 chromosome E1, Puncia_PCG_1.0, whole genome shotgun sequence, one genomic window encodes:
- the IGFBP4 gene encoding insulin-like growth factor-binding protein 4, whose protein sequence is MLPLCLVAALLLAAGPGPSLGDEAIHCPPCSEEKLARCRPPVGCEELVREPGCGCCATCALGKGMPCGVYTPRCGSGLRCYPPRGVEKPLHTLMHGQGVCMELAEIEAIQESLQPSGKVPLPLHALLGVLRS, encoded by the coding sequence ATGCTGCCCCTCTGCCTCGTGGCCGCGCTGCTGCTGGCCGCCGGGCCCGGGCCGAGCCTTGGCGACGAAGCCATCCACTGCCCGCCCTGCTCCGAGGAGAAGCTGGCGCGCTGCCGCCCCCCCGTGGGCTGCGAGGAGCTGGTGCGGGAGCCGGGCTGCGGCTGTTGCGCCACTTGCGCCCTGGGCAAGGGGATGCCCTGCGGGGTGTATACCCCCCGCTGCGGCTCGGGCCTGCGCTGCTACCCGCCCCGGGGTGTGGAGAAGCCCCTGCACACGCTGATGCACGGGCAAGGCGTGTGCATGGAGCTGGCGGAGATCGAGGCCATCCAGGAAAGCCTGCAGCCCTCTGGTAAGGTGCCCCTGCCCTTGCATGCCCTCCTCGGTGTGCTCCGCTCCTAG